A region of Streptomyces sp. R44 DNA encodes the following proteins:
- a CDS encoding TetR/AcrR family transcriptional regulator, producing the protein MARPRKPLLSRERIVETAGALVDTEGLAALSTRRLAAELGVSGPSLYNHFRTKDEILDAIADAVSAKIDLSMFEEDDDRDWRTALHDWAVSYRAALADHPHIVPVLAQGPGRRPAGLKVADAVFGAMVRAGWPPAQATSIGALMRYFITGSALGSFARGFVDDEAAYDPADYPHLGQAHLLAEHRQKVDEGAFETGLRALLDGLRLQYEAIPARPGAPHGSATAEA; encoded by the coding sequence ATGGCCCGACCGCGCAAGCCCCTGCTCAGCCGAGAACGCATCGTCGAGACGGCGGGCGCGCTCGTGGACACGGAAGGCCTGGCCGCGCTCTCCACCCGGCGGCTCGCCGCCGAACTCGGGGTGAGCGGGCCCTCGCTCTACAACCACTTCCGCACGAAGGACGAGATCCTCGACGCGATCGCGGACGCGGTGAGCGCGAAGATCGACCTGTCGATGTTCGAGGAGGACGACGACCGGGACTGGCGGACCGCGCTGCACGACTGGGCCGTCTCCTACCGCGCCGCCCTCGCCGACCACCCGCACATCGTCCCGGTCCTCGCCCAGGGGCCCGGCCGCCGCCCGGCGGGCCTGAAGGTCGCCGACGCGGTCTTCGGCGCGATGGTCCGCGCGGGCTGGCCGCCGGCCCAGGCCACCTCCATCGGCGCGCTGATGCGGTACTTCATCACCGGCTCCGCCCTCGGCTCCTTCGCCCGCGGCTTCGTCGACGACGAGGCAGCCTACGACCCGGCCGACTACCCCCACCTCGGCCAGGCCCACCTCCTCGCGGAACACCGCCAGAAGGTCGACGAGGGGGCCTTCGAGACGGGCCTGCGCGCGCTGCTCGACGGTCTGCGGCTCCAGTACGAGGCGATCCCCGCCCGCCCCGGGGCACCGCACGGTTCGGCCACCGCCGAAGCGTGA
- a CDS encoding TetR family transcriptional regulator, translating into MAIQQRAERTRQEILSSAARVFDREGYERASLARIAGEARVTTGALVFHFATKSDLATAVRGRARAVTRVTVESACLSMEGVGGTAIDKLVITTHALIRLFETDSVARAGERLARELQSTDPGPGQDCPWRREVGRLARFAAAEKALRPGVDATAVAALIGYVITGVELEMRVPSAPADELWPAPAGHNPAPLHDPAEERLRRIWELILPGLVHPSAQAARTAAQGAAQAAPKAASQERSATAS; encoded by the coding sequence ATGGCGATTCAGCAGCGGGCGGAACGCACGAGGCAGGAGATCCTGTCCTCGGCCGCGCGGGTCTTCGACAGAGAGGGCTACGAGCGGGCCTCCCTGGCCCGGATCGCCGGCGAGGCCCGGGTGACGACCGGCGCCCTGGTCTTCCACTTCGCGACCAAGTCGGACCTCGCGACCGCGGTGCGCGGGCGGGCCCGCGCGGTCACCCGGGTCACGGTCGAGTCGGCCTGCTTATCCATGGAGGGCGTGGGCGGCACCGCGATCGACAAGCTGGTCATCACCACCCACGCGCTCATCCGGCTCTTCGAGACCGACTCCGTGGCACGCGCCGGTGAACGGCTCGCCCGCGAGCTGCAGTCGACGGACCCCGGCCCCGGGCAGGACTGCCCCTGGCGGCGCGAGGTGGGCCGGCTCGCACGGTTCGCGGCGGCGGAGAAGGCCCTGCGGCCGGGCGTGGACGCGACGGCCGTGGCGGCACTCATCGGTTACGTGATCACCGGCGTGGAACTGGAGATGCGCGTCCCGAGCGCGCCGGCCGACGAGCTCTGGCCCGCGCCCGCCGGGCACAACCCCGCCCCCCTGCACGACCCGGCGGAGGAACGGCTGCGCCGCATCTGGGAGTTGATCCTGCCGGGCCTCGTCCACCCGTCCGCGCAGGCGGCCCGGACGGCGGCCCAGGGGGCGGCTCAGGCGGCGCCGAAGGCGGCCTCGCAGGAGAGGTCAGCGACCGCCTCCTGA
- a CDS encoding ArsR/SmtB family transcription factor, which produces MAASDLAALAALFADESRAAFLLALLDGRAWTAGELARHAGVAPSTASEHLGKLVAGGVLAEERQGRHRYVRLADPGIAHLVEDLAARSEPEVPAPPRSLRAASAGQAMARGRTCYDHLAGRLGITITEAMTDGGLLRQDTGFALTDRGLAWFDEQGIALVRKGRRPVARGCLDWTERRPHLAGIAGAALCRHALDAGWCVRIGSERAVKVTPEGETALAAGLGIAAAALR; this is translated from the coding sequence ATGGCAGCCAGTGATCTCGCCGCGCTCGCGGCGCTCTTCGCGGACGAGAGCCGCGCCGCGTTCCTGCTCGCCCTGCTCGACGGGCGGGCCTGGACCGCCGGGGAGCTCGCCCGGCACGCCGGGGTGGCGCCGTCCACCGCAAGCGAGCACCTCGGGAAGCTCGTCGCGGGCGGGGTGCTCGCCGAGGAGCGGCAGGGCAGACACCGGTACGTACGCCTCGCCGACCCCGGGATCGCGCACCTCGTCGAGGACCTCGCCGCCCGGTCCGAGCCCGAGGTGCCCGCGCCGCCGCGCTCGCTGCGGGCCGCGAGCGCCGGGCAGGCGATGGCGCGCGGCCGGACCTGCTACGACCACCTCGCGGGGCGGCTCGGCATCACGATCACCGAGGCGATGACGGACGGCGGACTGCTGCGCCAGGACACCGGTTTCGCGCTCACCGACCGGGGCCTCGCCTGGTTCGACGAGCAGGGCATCGCCCTCGTACGGAAGGGGCGGCGGCCCGTCGCGCGCGGCTGCCTCGACTGGACCGAGCGCCGCCCGCACCTCGCGGGGATCGCGGGCGCCGCGCTGTGCCGGCACGCGCTCGACGCCGGATGGTGCGTACGGATCGGGTCCGAGCGGGCCGTGAAGGTGACGCCGGAGGGCGAGACGGCCCTGGCGGCGGGCCTGGGCATCGCGGCGGCCGCGCTGCGGTGA
- a CDS encoding Rieske (2Fe-2S) protein, which produces MTAVPAGRRGSGEPTVRQVTEDLVLVEVAGRKVLAAAVCPHRGGRLKYGRVDGDRLRITCPLHHTTFDLTSGERTSGAACAALRVVDVLPGQDSPEDLAGGAS; this is translated from the coding sequence ATGACGGCCGTGCCCGCCGGGCGGCGGGGCTCCGGCGAGCCCACCGTCCGCCAGGTCACCGAGGACCTGGTCCTGGTCGAGGTCGCCGGCCGCAAGGTGCTCGCGGCCGCGGTCTGCCCCCACCGCGGGGGCCGGCTCAAGTACGGCAGGGTCGACGGGGACAGGCTGCGGATCACCTGCCCCCTGCACCACACGACCTTCGACCTGACCAGCGGCGAGCGCACCTCGGGGGCGGCCTGCGCCGCCCTCCGGGTGGTCGACGTGCTGCCCGGCCAGGACTCTCCCGAGGACCTCGCCGGGGGCGCCTCATGA
- a CDS encoding DMT family transporter, giving the protein MQKQSSRLALAAAGVTVVLWASAFVSIRSAGAAYSPGALALGRLLAGSLVLGAVLLVRREGLPPRAAWPGIVTSGLLWFGVYMVVLNWGEQEVDAGTAAMVVNIGPILIALLGARFLKESLPPRLLAGMAVSFAGAVTVGLSMSGGGSGGHASALGVVLCLLAAMAYAGGVVAQKPALAHGSALQVTTFGCLVGAAACLPFAGQLVEEAGRAPLSATLNMVYLGVFPTALAFTTWAYALARTTAGRMGATTYAVPALVVILAWVFLGELPGLLTLAGGALCLAGVAVSRSRARASVTAGTAEST; this is encoded by the coding sequence ATGCAGAAGCAATCCTCCCGGCTCGCGCTCGCCGCCGCCGGTGTCACCGTCGTCCTGTGGGCCTCCGCCTTCGTCTCCATCCGCAGCGCCGGGGCGGCCTACTCCCCCGGCGCGCTCGCGCTCGGCCGGCTGCTCGCCGGGTCGCTGGTCCTCGGGGCCGTGCTGCTCGTTCGGCGGGAGGGGCTGCCGCCGCGGGCCGCCTGGCCGGGGATCGTGACCTCGGGGCTGCTCTGGTTCGGGGTGTACATGGTGGTCCTGAACTGGGGCGAGCAGGAGGTCGACGCGGGCACGGCGGCGATGGTCGTGAACATAGGGCCGATCCTGATCGCCCTGCTCGGCGCGCGGTTCCTCAAGGAGTCCCTGCCGCCCCGGCTCCTCGCCGGCATGGCGGTCTCCTTCGCGGGCGCGGTGACCGTCGGCCTGTCGATGTCCGGCGGCGGCTCCGGCGGGCACGCCTCCGCGCTCGGGGTGGTCCTCTGCCTGCTCGCGGCGATGGCGTACGCGGGCGGGGTCGTCGCCCAGAAGCCGGCGCTCGCGCACGGCAGCGCGCTCCAGGTGACGACCTTCGGGTGCCTGGTGGGGGCCGCGGCCTGCCTGCCGTTCGCGGGGCAGCTGGTCGAGGAGGCGGGCCGGGCGCCGCTGTCGGCGACCCTGAACATGGTCTACCTGGGCGTGTTCCCGACGGCGCTCGCGTTCACGACCTGGGCCTACGCCCTGGCCCGTACGACCGCGGGCCGGATGGGCGCCACGACGTACGCCGTGCCCGCCCTCGTCGTGATCCTCGCGTGGGTGTTCCTGGGCGAACTGCCCGGCCTGCTGACGCTCGCCGGGGGTGCGCTGTGCCTCGCGGGCGTGGCCGTATCCCGCTCCCGGGCGCGGGCTTCCGTGACCGCCGGAACGGCTGAATCCACCTGA
- a CDS encoding aminotransferase class I/II-fold pyridoxal phosphate-dependent enzyme: protein MSLTDKADVSTFVDLTQHEIEALKTRFNLADAHTHQRQSASQERIVSRLPELWHESESKQQAHFERQFVDAFFRLHQQPTARAMDRTLLSYSASVSTMVAGMFLKQRGMSVQLVEPCFDNLVDLLRNMQVPLGPVDESVLHDKDAIYERLVESIDADAIYLVDPNNPTGFTLLAEKLEGFAEVVRYCVDHDKVLVMDFCFASFALCDEGIGRVDIYKLLEESGVTYMVMEDTGKTWPIQDAKCAMITASRNIQEEVYNLHTSVLLNVSPFVLNMVTQYIEDSIEDGFASVRDIIKTNGDAARAALAGTVLEFQEPVVGTSVAWFRITAEDLTATQLQAVLFDEEVYVLPGTFFYWNTKEKGERFVRLALAREPEVFAGAMERMRKVLERYAG from the coding sequence ATGTCGTTGACCGACAAGGCAGACGTCAGCACCTTCGTCGACCTCACCCAGCACGAGATCGAGGCCCTGAAGACCCGGTTCAACCTGGCCGACGCGCACACCCACCAGCGTCAGTCCGCCTCGCAGGAGCGGATCGTCTCGCGGCTTCCCGAGCTCTGGCACGAGTCCGAGTCGAAGCAGCAGGCCCACTTCGAGCGCCAGTTCGTCGACGCCTTCTTCCGTCTGCACCAGCAGCCCACCGCCCGGGCGATGGACCGCACGCTCCTCTCGTACTCCGCCAGCGTCTCCACGATGGTGGCCGGCATGTTCCTCAAGCAGCGCGGGATGTCCGTGCAGCTGGTGGAGCCCTGCTTCGACAACCTGGTCGACCTGCTGCGCAACATGCAGGTGCCGCTCGGGCCGGTCGACGAGTCGGTGCTGCACGACAAGGACGCCATCTACGAGCGCCTGGTCGAGTCGATCGACGCGGACGCGATCTACCTGGTCGACCCGAACAACCCGACCGGCTTCACCCTGCTCGCCGAGAAGCTGGAGGGCTTCGCCGAGGTCGTGCGCTACTGCGTGGACCACGACAAGGTCCTGGTGATGGACTTCTGCTTCGCCTCCTTCGCCCTGTGCGACGAGGGCATCGGCCGCGTCGACATCTACAAGCTCCTGGAGGAGTCCGGCGTCACCTACATGGTCATGGAGGACACCGGCAAGACCTGGCCGATCCAGGACGCCAAGTGCGCCATGATCACCGCCAGCCGGAACATCCAGGAGGAGGTCTACAACCTCCACACCAGCGTCCTCCTGAACGTGTCGCCCTTCGTCCTCAACATGGTCACCCAGTACATCGAGGACTCCATCGAGGACGGCTTCGCCTCGGTCCGCGACATCATCAAGACCAACGGCGACGCCGCCCGCGCCGCCCTCGCCGGCACCGTCCTGGAGTTCCAGGAGCCGGTCGTCGGCACCAGCGTCGCCTGGTTCCGCATCACCGCCGAGGACCTGACCGCCACCCAGCTCCAGGCCGTCCTCTTCGACGAGGAGGTGTACGTCCTGCCGGGCACCTTCTTCTACTGGAACACCAAGGAGAAGGGCGAGCGCTTCGTCCGCCTGGCCCTTGCCCGCGAGCCCGAGGTCTTCGCCGGCGCGATGGAGCGGATGCGGAAGGTGCTCGAGCGCTATGCCGGCTGA
- a CDS encoding DUF6190 family protein codes for MPADATREAVEHAPTVFIDATLFMGMHSKDDTVRAAAKSFFAARLAAGEAGRVVMNWEQVGRCDDLVWGYERGVQDDYYPFMDVLHTDLAIDRVPYDEDDLRRAFTTPELDGLPVHERLLLAQVIGRGGVLHTASPRLLKAADGLPVVPLGAGAEPSFPAYLEDLYRRSLVLTVDSDTL; via the coding sequence ATGCCGGCTGACGCCACCCGCGAGGCCGTCGAGCACGCCCCCACGGTGTTCATCGACGCCACCCTCTTCATGGGCATGCACAGCAAGGACGACACCGTCCGCGCCGCCGCCAAGTCCTTCTTCGCGGCGCGCCTCGCCGCCGGGGAGGCCGGCCGGGTCGTCATGAACTGGGAGCAGGTCGGCCGCTGCGACGACCTGGTGTGGGGCTACGAGCGGGGCGTCCAGGACGACTACTACCCGTTCATGGACGTCCTCCACACCGACCTGGCCATCGACCGGGTCCCGTACGACGAGGACGACCTCCGGCGGGCCTTCACCACCCCCGAGCTCGACGGACTGCCCGTGCACGAGCGCCTGCTGCTCGCCCAGGTCATCGGCCGCGGGGGCGTGCTGCACACCGCGAGCCCCCGGCTGCTCAAGGCGGCCGACGGACTGCCCGTCGTGCCGCTGGGCGCCGGCGCGGAGCCCTCGTTCCCCGCGTACCTGGAGGACCTCTACCGGCGCTCGCTGGTGCTGACGGTCGACTCCGACACCCTCTGA
- a CDS encoding DsbA family protein, with product MSDPTTADLTPPRGVVTVFSDIWCSFAHIAIHRLHATRARLGLEEQVSFDLRAFPLELLNDAPSPRPGTDSEVARMASLEPAAGWQLWQAKDWLYPSTTLPALEAVLAAKEQSLNASEQLDLGLRRAFWAESRCISHRKVILDVAAETGAVDVDALTEALDDGRARRSLADQAALSKSDRVNCSPHLFLPDGSDHANPGIDVGWEGAYGIGWPVIASDDPKVYEDILLRAATE from the coding sequence ATGTCCGACCCGACCACCGCCGATCTGACCCCGCCGCGCGGAGTCGTCACCGTCTTCTCCGACATCTGGTGTTCCTTCGCGCACATCGCCATCCACCGGCTGCACGCCACCCGGGCCCGCCTCGGCCTGGAGGAGCAGGTCTCCTTCGACCTGCGCGCCTTCCCCCTGGAGCTCCTGAACGACGCCCCGAGCCCGCGCCCCGGCACGGACAGCGAGGTCGCCCGGATGGCCAGCCTGGAGCCGGCCGCCGGCTGGCAGCTGTGGCAGGCCAAGGACTGGCTGTACCCCTCGACGACGCTGCCGGCCCTGGAGGCGGTGCTCGCCGCCAAGGAGCAGAGCCTGAACGCCTCCGAGCAGCTCGACCTGGGGCTCCGCCGGGCCTTCTGGGCCGAGTCGCGCTGCATCAGCCACCGCAAGGTGATCCTGGACGTGGCCGCGGAGACGGGCGCCGTCGACGTCGACGCCCTCACCGAGGCGCTGGACGACGGGCGTGCCCGCCGCTCCCTGGCCGACCAGGCGGCCCTGTCCAAGAGCGACCGTGTGAACTGCAGCCCCCACCTGTTCCTGCCCGACGGCTCCGACCACGCCAACCCCGGCATCGACGTGGGCTGGGAGGGCGCGTACGGCATCGGCTGGCCGGTGATCGCCTCGGACGACCCGAAGGTGTACGAGGACATCCTGCTGCGGGCCGCCACCGAATAG
- a CDS encoding MBL fold metallo-hydrolase, with amino-acid sequence MKTSYTAGPDIHVLPSALPIPGLGDQPVNAFLLRSGQPLLVDTGMPVDREGFLDSLWSLIDPADLRWVVVTHDDRDHTGALARILAEAPHAKVLANAISVTRISEEFSIPQDRVVTANPGSRVKVGDRELSFHRPPTFDSPGTLAVFDHSDGTLYSSDSFGTVVEEIRQDFTELSEEEFLHGFEVLNRAIAPWTALVDEAKFLRPVHELAALRPARLLSAHGPTVEEAAVPLLFDAMARIPSLPAWLPGADLDLEAALDAHESTAG; translated from the coding sequence ATGAAGACGTCGTACACCGCCGGGCCGGACATCCACGTCCTCCCCTCGGCCCTGCCCATCCCCGGTCTCGGCGACCAGCCGGTGAACGCCTTCCTGCTCCGGTCCGGACAGCCGCTCCTCGTGGACACCGGCATGCCCGTCGACCGGGAGGGCTTCCTGGACTCCCTCTGGTCACTGATCGACCCGGCCGACCTGCGCTGGGTCGTCGTCACCCACGACGACCGCGACCACACCGGCGCCCTCGCCCGGATCCTGGCGGAGGCGCCGCACGCGAAGGTGCTCGCCAACGCGATATCAGTGACGCGAATATCGGAAGAGTTCAGCATTCCGCAGGATCGGGTAGTGACCGCGAACCCGGGAAGTCGCGTGAAAGTCGGCGATCGTGAGCTGAGCTTTCACCGGCCGCCCACTTTCGATTCACCCGGCACCCTCGCCGTGTTCGACCATTCCGATGGCACGCTCTACAGCTCCGACAGCTTCGGCACCGTCGTCGAAGAAATTCGCCAGGACTTCACCGAGCTTTCCGAGGAGGAATTCCTGCACGGCTTCGAGGTCCTGAACCGTGCCATAGCCCCGTGGACCGCCCTGGTCGACGAGGCGAAGTTCCTCCGCCCCGTGCACGAACTGGCCGCCCTGCGCCCCGCGCGGCTGCTCAGCGCCCACGGGCCGACCGTCGAGGAGGCCGCCGTACCCCTCCTCTTCGACGCGATGGCCCGCATCCCGTCCCTGCCCGCCTGGCTGCCCGGCGCCGACCTCGACCTCGAGGCGGCGCTGGACGCCCACGAGTCCACCGCCGGCTGA
- a CDS encoding TetR/AcrR family transcriptional regulator produces the protein MSEEEQRGRGAASVHRVGGLLGDLQAADEQPVAPRRRADAERNRAQILAAAERLFAEQDPRSVTMDRIAKAAGVGRATLYRSFPDPSSVAVALLDEHERRLQGQLIYGPPPLGPGAPAGERLAAFYLAMLDLLERHLPLALGAETGPARFRTGAYGFWRVHVRTLLVDHGVEDPDPLIDIALSPLSPELFQFQRHQLGLSAERIGRSLTAFARQLLESGGGR, from the coding sequence ATGAGCGAGGAAGAGCAGCGAGGTCGGGGAGCCGCCTCCGTGCACCGGGTCGGCGGTCTCCTCGGTGATCTTCAGGCCGCGGACGAGCAGCCGGTCGCCCCGCGCAGACGTGCCGACGCGGAGCGCAACCGTGCCCAGATCCTGGCCGCGGCCGAGCGGCTCTTCGCCGAGCAGGACCCGCGGTCGGTCACCATGGACCGCATCGCCAAGGCCGCGGGCGTGGGCCGCGCCACGCTCTACCGGAGCTTCCCCGATCCGTCCTCGGTCGCCGTGGCGCTGCTCGACGAGCACGAGCGCCGGCTGCAGGGGCAGCTCATCTACGGGCCGCCCCCGCTCGGCCCCGGCGCACCGGCGGGGGAGCGGCTCGCCGCGTTCTACCTGGCGATGCTCGATCTGCTCGAACGGCATCTGCCGCTGGCCCTGGGGGCGGAGACGGGCCCCGCGCGGTTCCGGACGGGCGCGTACGGCTTCTGGCGCGTCCATGTCCGGACCCTGTTGGTCGACCACGGGGTCGAGGACCCCGACCCCCTGATCGACATCGCGCTCAGTCCACTGTCGCCCGAGCTCTTCCAGTTCCAGCGGCATCAACTCGGCCTGTCGGCCGAGCGCATCGGGCGGTCGCTGACGGCCTTCGCCCGTCAGCTGCTGGAGTCAGGAGGCGGTCGCTGA
- a CDS encoding iron-containing redox enzyme family protein: protein MSTTPASSVPVAAHSIAAPAATAQRELHALYRRVPNLGDYGSMTAIEERWILPKARAYEASAPSFGSAGELLQALKEFLAEEEAALPESATFLAEHATLDQFKVIVREFALDGLTESESLLPVVPRLPYRSAMAVFRVLIDELGCGNEEQAHSQLYRDLLTELGMSLDLDDYLDDTSPECYAYVNMFHWLASRAPSPQYFLGAYAYFETSVLYAFQSFARAARRLGIVHDAYYTEHLYIDSYHSNHMRTAIRALDEPDFAKIWAGVRLASDIVGVATETAIARARETVA, encoded by the coding sequence ATGAGCACCACTCCCGCCTCGTCCGTCCCGGTGGCCGCGCACTCGATCGCGGCCCCGGCCGCGACCGCCCAGCGCGAACTCCACGCCCTCTACCGGCGGGTGCCCAACCTCGGCGACTACGGCTCGATGACCGCGATCGAGGAGCGGTGGATCCTGCCGAAGGCGCGCGCCTACGAGGCCTCCGCGCCGAGCTTCGGCTCGGCCGGCGAACTGCTCCAGGCGCTCAAGGAGTTCCTCGCCGAGGAGGAGGCCGCGCTCCCGGAGAGCGCGACCTTCCTCGCCGAGCACGCCACGCTCGACCAGTTCAAGGTGATCGTGCGGGAGTTCGCGCTCGACGGGCTCACCGAGTCCGAGTCGCTGCTCCCGGTCGTCCCCCGGCTGCCGTACCGCTCGGCGATGGCGGTCTTCCGGGTCCTCATCGACGAACTCGGCTGCGGCAACGAGGAGCAGGCGCACTCCCAGCTGTACCGGGACCTGCTCACCGAGCTCGGCATGAGCCTGGACCTCGACGACTACCTCGACGACACGTCGCCGGAGTGCTACGCGTACGTCAACATGTTCCACTGGCTCGCGAGCCGGGCGCCGTCCCCGCAGTACTTCCTGGGGGCGTACGCCTACTTCGAGACCAGCGTCCTGTACGCCTTCCAGAGCTTCGCCCGCGCGGCGCGGCGGCTCGGGATCGTCCACGACGCCTACTACACCGAGCACCTGTACATCGACTCGTACCACAGCAACCACATGCGGACGGCGATCCGCGCGCTCGACGAGCCGGACTTCGCGAAGATCTGGGCGGGCGTGCGGCTGGCCTCCGACATCGTCGGCGTGGCCACGGAGACGGCGATCGCGCGGGCTCGGGAGACCGTCGCATGA
- a CDS encoding DMT family transporter: protein MHTALLAAALLVGCLLAVQASVNLQLNSAVGTPYGASTIQLGVATTLLVVLAVAAGALGALGKLPDVEWWQLLGGLASPLYITSGILLFPRLGALAAVGLFVTGQMFSSLALDLFGLLGLKQKDLSVGIVLGALAVLAGIVVIIRGMKAAAPPGAPKMTAAGRIGWLALGIVAGGVLPVQGAVNAQLRAQLKEPITVAVISFAVATFTIAVVLLVLYATRKTPKPKIAPLKKMPWWGWLGGACAAAYVTGTFLLIPTIGAAVTIALTVTGQQLTSALIDHKGLFKLPQRSLTKPRALGLALLIAGSLTIQLV from the coding sequence ATGCACACCGCGCTACTCGCCGCGGCCCTGCTGGTCGGCTGCCTCCTCGCCGTCCAGGCCTCGGTGAACCTCCAGCTCAACTCGGCCGTCGGCACCCCGTACGGCGCTTCGACCATCCAGCTCGGCGTGGCCACCACGCTGCTCGTCGTGCTCGCGGTGGCCGCCGGCGCGCTCGGCGCGCTCGGCAAGCTGCCCGACGTGGAGTGGTGGCAACTGCTCGGCGGACTCGCCAGCCCCCTCTACATCACCAGCGGCATCCTGCTGTTCCCACGGCTCGGCGCCCTCGCCGCCGTCGGACTCTTCGTCACCGGGCAGATGTTCTCCTCGCTCGCCCTCGACCTCTTCGGCCTCCTCGGCCTGAAGCAGAAGGACCTGAGCGTCGGCATCGTCCTCGGCGCCCTCGCCGTCCTCGCCGGCATCGTCGTGATCATCCGGGGCATGAAGGCCGCGGCCCCTCCCGGCGCCCCGAAGATGACCGCCGCCGGCCGCATCGGCTGGCTCGCCCTCGGCATCGTCGCCGGCGGTGTGCTGCCGGTGCAGGGCGCGGTCAACGCCCAGCTGCGCGCCCAGCTCAAGGAGCCCATCACCGTCGCCGTGATCAGCTTCGCCGTGGCGACCTTCACCATCGCCGTCGTCCTGCTCGTGCTCTACGCGACCCGGAAGACCCCGAAGCCCAAGATCGCCCCGCTGAAGAAGATGCCCTGGTGGGGCTGGCTCGGTGGCGCCTGCGCCGCCGCGTACGTCACCGGCACCTTCCTGCTCATCCCCACCATCGGCGCGGCCGTGACCATCGCCCTGACCGTGACCGGGCAGCAGCTGACCTCGGCGCTGATCGACCACAAGGGCCTGTTCAAGCTTCCGCAGCGCTCCCTGACCAAGCCGCGCGCCCTGGGCCTCGCCCTGCTGATCGCCGGCTCCCTGACCATCCAGCTCGTCTGA
- a CDS encoding dihydrodipicolinate synthase family protein codes for MPDSYSGTVVPLITPLDEHGTVDEQSVVRLLDHIRAEVTGLMPALTSGEGWKLDARQWQDVVTYTVKHADGLPVLAGIQLPDTASVVDRARTAAEIGADAVVVTTPFGADVTQDQIVEHYRAIRAALDIPIFLYNEEALSGNRIEFETLIRICKEIPGIVGIKESSGDAAFTRRMAEAGTGIPVFEGWENLLVDARGIQGFIGPLANLEPGLCNAMLVDPTPDRQAEINTVCEKYGVFKDDWYRWVKKELHQRGVISSPTTHEEAKAA; via the coding sequence ATGCCTGACAGCTACTCCGGGACCGTCGTCCCGCTGATCACCCCCCTCGACGAGCACGGCACCGTCGACGAGCAGAGCGTCGTCCGGCTCCTCGACCACATCCGGGCCGAGGTCACGGGCCTCATGCCGGCCCTGACCTCCGGCGAGGGCTGGAAGCTCGACGCCCGGCAGTGGCAGGACGTCGTCACGTACACCGTCAAGCACGCCGACGGTCTGCCCGTGCTCGCCGGGATCCAGCTCCCCGACACCGCCTCGGTGGTCGACCGGGCCCGCACGGCCGCCGAGATCGGCGCCGACGCCGTCGTCGTCACCACGCCCTTCGGCGCCGACGTGACGCAGGACCAGATCGTCGAGCACTACCGGGCGATCCGCGCGGCCCTCGACATACCGATCTTCCTCTACAACGAGGAGGCGCTGTCGGGCAATCGGATCGAGTTCGAGACCCTGATCCGGATCTGCAAGGAGATCCCGGGGATCGTCGGCATCAAGGAGTCGAGCGGCGACGCCGCCTTCACCCGCCGGATGGCCGAGGCGGGCACCGGCATCCCGGTCTTCGAGGGCTGGGAGAACCTCCTCGTCGACGCCCGCGGCATCCAGGGCTTCATCGGCCCGCTGGCCAACCTCGAACCCGGCCTGTGCAACGCGATGCTGGTCGACCCGACCCCGGACCGTCAGGCCGAGATCAACACCGTCTGCGAGAAGTACGGCGTCTTCAAGGACGACTGGTACCGCTGGGTCAAGAAGGAACTCCACCAGCGCGGCGTGATCAGCTCCCCCACCACGCACGAGGAGGCGAAGGCGGCATGA